A genomic window from Glycine soja cultivar W05 chromosome 10, ASM419377v2, whole genome shotgun sequence includes:
- the LOC114370883 gene encoding myosin-binding protein 7-like: protein MASEVVPSSGDLLKCCNCGCGCSLVAHSSGTWMRSVKRKLDEFKMDDQLPIPAFARIEIENECVALREMVSMQQRTIQDLNAELDEERNSSSTAANEAMSMILRLQREKAEVQMEARQFKRFAEEKMTHDQEELLSLEDLLYKREQIIQSLTCEVQAYKHRLMSFGLTEDEAEGDQYELPTYEYPPLKCNVMHDAMDADNDDTDIEKYVFDETPSDRLRNLENRISKMEKTSTYSQMDGDFTGKNVLEKVIVGQSPRWTKHPRRSSSDSASLSGMGKEIGPESMMDSPKLNSNYRRDYFSQSEDPSNFKKVDNASDDDDTSDRIYTIDSVHCGAPYNGFTDSKAGAFEDYATTPRESGNHAADFEDPYIKKLHMRLQALEADRESMRQAIISMRTDKAQVVLLKEIAQHLCKEMSPKRKMARKPYFAGNSNSMLFSIVKWISSIVFWRKRAHQSKYMFGLPLESVGLLMLLDKGTRARPWRCISSTQVWD, encoded by the exons ATGGCTTCGGAAGTAGTCCCATCTTCCGGGGATTTGTTGAAGTGTTGCAACTGTGGATGTGGTTGCTCCTTGGTAGCTCATTCTTCGGGGACATGGATGCGGTCCGTTAAACGGAAGCTTGATGAGTTTAAAATGGACGACCAATTACCCATTCCTGCGTTTGCGCGgattgaaattgagaatgaatgTGTGGCCTTACGCGAGATGGTCAGCATGCAGCAGAGAACCATTCAGGATTTGAATGCTGAGTTGGACGAGGAGAGGAATTCTTCGTCCACAGCGGCCAATGAGGCCATGTCGATGATATTGAGGCTGCAGAGGGAGAAGGCGGAGGTTCAAATGGAGGCGCGCCAATTCAAGCGTTTTGCAGAGGAGAAGATGACACATGATCAGGAGGAGCTTCTGTCTTTGGAAGATTTGCTCTATAAGAGAGAACAGATAATTCAGTCACTTACCTGTGAAGTTCAGGCTTACAAACACAGGTTGATGAGCTTTGGTCTTACCGAGGACGAGGCTGAGGGTGATCAATATGAACTTCCAACCTATGAATATCCTCCTTTGAAGTGTAATGTGATGCATGATGCTATGGATGCTGATAATGATGACACTGATATAGAGAAATATGTGTTTGATGAAACCCCAAGTGACCGTTTGAGGAACTTGGAAAATAGGATTTCTAAAATGGAGAAAACCTCAACTTACAGTCAGATGGATGGGGATTTTACAGGGAAAAATGTTCTAGAGAAAGTGATCGTTGGACAGTCTCCAAGATGGACTAAGCATCCTAGGAGATCGTCCAGTGACTCAGCATCTTTGAGCGGGATGGGAAAAGAAATAGGTCCTGAGTCTATGATGGATTCTCCCAAGCTCAATAGTAACTATAGGAGAGATTATTTCTCACAGTCAGAGGATCCTTCCAATTTCAAGAAGGTAGATAATGCATCGGATGACGATGATACGAGTGACAGAATTTATACAATTGACTCTGTTCATTGTGGGGCACCATATAATGGTTTCACAGATTCCAAAGCTGGTGCTTTTGAAGATTATGCAACCACTCCTAGGGAGTCAGGGAATCATGCTGCTGATTTTGAGGATCCCTACATAAAGAAGCTTCATATGAGGCTTCAGGCACTTGAGGCTGATAGGGAATCAATGAGGCAGGCAATCATTTCAATGCGCACGGATAAAGCACAGGTGGTGTTACTGAAGGAAATAGCTCAACATTTGTGCAAAGAGATgtcaccaaaaagaaaaatggcaAGGAAACCGTATTTTGCTGGCAACTCTAACTCTATGCTCTTTTCAATTGTTAAG TGGATCTCATCAATTGTTTTCTGGAGAAAGAGAGCTCAccaaagcaa GTATATGTTCGGGCTACCGCTTGAGAGTGTCGGCTTGCTGATGCTCCTGGACAAGGGAACGCGTGCAAGGCCATGGAGATGCATTTCAAGTACGCAAGTGTGGGATTAA